In Lathamus discolor isolate bLatDis1 chromosome 1, bLatDis1.hap1, whole genome shotgun sequence, the following are encoded in one genomic region:
- the CLEC4A gene encoding C-type lectin domain family 4 member A isoform X1 — MASEITYAEVKFQNTSPAAVVKVPPETKKQQHHPQKYPLWLPWLISVLLLLLCIALVTVLLVAPFSHSGDQPPAFKQKFKEWSCDSAVPGGKAFTSAVSPPAEEGWACCPKGWKRFQGSCYYLSGDATSWANSEQNCTGMGSHLVVITSKAEQDFLSKEVKKPLRGENHYIGLIAQMGQWHWVDQTPFNVTAAFWREGEPSNPDDEKCVVIHRTSGLLNNWNDVQCNSHHRICEAAAIIV; from the exons ATGGCATCAGAAATCACTTATGCTGAGGTGAAGTTCCAGAATACATCACCAGCTGCAGTGGTCAAAG TACCTCCTGAGACAAAGAAGCAACAGCACCATCCCCAGAAATACCCTCTATGGCTCCCGTGGCTGATCtcagtgctgctcctcctgctgtgCATTGCCCTTGTTACTGTTCTCCTGG TTGCTCCCTTCTCCCATAGCGGCGATCAGCCCCCAGCCTTTAAGCAGAAATTCAAGGAGTGGTCGTGTGATTCGGCAGTGCCAGGAGGCAAAG CATTCACCTCTGCGGTTTCTCCCCCAGCAGAGGAGGGCTGGGCATGCTGCCCGAAGGGCTGGAAACGCTTCCAAGGAAGCTGCTACTATCTCTCCGGGGATGCGACGTCCTGGGCCAATAGCGAGCAGAACTGCACTGGGATGGGCTCTCACCTGGTGGTGAtcaccagcaaagcagagcag GATTTCCTCTCTAAGGAGGTTAAAAAGCCTTTGAGAGGAGAGAATCACTACATTGGTCTGATTGCACAGATGGGCCAGTGGCACTGGGTGGACCAGACTCCATTTAATGTGACAGCAGC GTTCTGGCGGGAAGGTGAACCAAGTAATCCAGATGATGAGAAGTGCGTTGTAATCCATCGGACTTCAGGATTACTCAACAACTGGAATGATGTCCAATGTAACAGTCATCATAGGATTTGTGAGGCTGCAGCAATAATTGTGTGA
- the CLEC4A gene encoding C-type lectin domain family 4 member A isoform X2, producing MASEITYAEVKFQNTSPAAVVKVPPETKKQQHHPQKYPLWLPWLISVLLLLLCIALVTVLLVAPFSHSGDQPPAFKQKFKEWSCDSAVPGGKAEEGWACCPKGWKRFQGSCYYLSGDATSWANSEQNCTGMGSHLVVITSKAEQDFLSKEVKKPLRGENHYIGLIAQMGQWHWVDQTPFNVTAAFWREGEPSNPDDEKCVVIHRTSGLLNNWNDVQCNSHHRICEAAAIIV from the exons ATGGCATCAGAAATCACTTATGCTGAGGTGAAGTTCCAGAATACATCACCAGCTGCAGTGGTCAAAG TACCTCCTGAGACAAAGAAGCAACAGCACCATCCCCAGAAATACCCTCTATGGCTCCCGTGGCTGATCtcagtgctgctcctcctgctgtgCATTGCCCTTGTTACTGTTCTCCTGG TTGCTCCCTTCTCCCATAGCGGCGATCAGCCCCCAGCCTTTAAGCAGAAATTCAAGGAGTGGTCGTGTGATTCGGCAGTGCCAGGAGGCAAAG CAGAGGAGGGCTGGGCATGCTGCCCGAAGGGCTGGAAACGCTTCCAAGGAAGCTGCTACTATCTCTCCGGGGATGCGACGTCCTGGGCCAATAGCGAGCAGAACTGCACTGGGATGGGCTCTCACCTGGTGGTGAtcaccagcaaagcagagcag GATTTCCTCTCTAAGGAGGTTAAAAAGCCTTTGAGAGGAGAGAATCACTACATTGGTCTGATTGCACAGATGGGCCAGTGGCACTGGGTGGACCAGACTCCATTTAATGTGACAGCAGC GTTCTGGCGGGAAGGTGAACCAAGTAATCCAGATGATGAGAAGTGCGTTGTAATCCATCGGACTTCAGGATTACTCAACAACTGGAATGATGTCCAATGTAACAGTCATCATAGGATTTGTGAGGCTGCAGCAATAATTGTGTGA
- the CLEC4A gene encoding C-type lectin domain family 4 member A isoform X3, with protein sequence MASEITYAEVKFQNTSPAAVVKVPPETKKQQHHPQKYPLWLPWLISVLLLLLCIALVTVLLVAPFSHSGDQPPAFKQKFKEWSCDSAVPGGKEEGWACCPKGWKRFQGSCYYLSGDATSWANSEQNCTGMGSHLVVITSKAEQDFLSKEVKKPLRGENHYIGLIAQMGQWHWVDQTPFNVTAAFWREGEPSNPDDEKCVVIHRTSGLLNNWNDVQCNSHHRICEAAAIIV encoded by the exons ATGGCATCAGAAATCACTTATGCTGAGGTGAAGTTCCAGAATACATCACCAGCTGCAGTGGTCAAAG TACCTCCTGAGACAAAGAAGCAACAGCACCATCCCCAGAAATACCCTCTATGGCTCCCGTGGCTGATCtcagtgctgctcctcctgctgtgCATTGCCCTTGTTACTGTTCTCCTGG TTGCTCCCTTCTCCCATAGCGGCGATCAGCCCCCAGCCTTTAAGCAGAAATTCAAGGAGTGGTCGTGTGATTCGGCAGTGCCAGGAGGCAAAG AGGAGGGCTGGGCATGCTGCCCGAAGGGCTGGAAACGCTTCCAAGGAAGCTGCTACTATCTCTCCGGGGATGCGACGTCCTGGGCCAATAGCGAGCAGAACTGCACTGGGATGGGCTCTCACCTGGTGGTGAtcaccagcaaagcagagcag GATTTCCTCTCTAAGGAGGTTAAAAAGCCTTTGAGAGGAGAGAATCACTACATTGGTCTGATTGCACAGATGGGCCAGTGGCACTGGGTGGACCAGACTCCATTTAATGTGACAGCAGC GTTCTGGCGGGAAGGTGAACCAAGTAATCCAGATGATGAGAAGTGCGTTGTAATCCATCGGACTTCAGGATTACTCAACAACTGGAATGATGTCCAATGTAACAGTCATCATAGGATTTGTGAGGCTGCAGCAATAATTGTGTGA
- the CLEC4A gene encoding C-type lectin domain family 4 member A isoform X4, with translation MASEITYAEVKFQNTSPAAVVKVAPFSHSGDQPPAFKQKFKEWSCDSAVPGGKAFTSAVSPPAEEGWACCPKGWKRFQGSCYYLSGDATSWANSEQNCTGMGSHLVVITSKAEQDFLSKEVKKPLRGENHYIGLIAQMGQWHWVDQTPFNVTAAFWREGEPSNPDDEKCVVIHRTSGLLNNWNDVQCNSHHRICEAAAIIV, from the exons ATGGCATCAGAAATCACTTATGCTGAGGTGAAGTTCCAGAATACATCACCAGCTGCAGTGGTCAAAG TTGCTCCCTTCTCCCATAGCGGCGATCAGCCCCCAGCCTTTAAGCAGAAATTCAAGGAGTGGTCGTGTGATTCGGCAGTGCCAGGAGGCAAAG CATTCACCTCTGCGGTTTCTCCCCCAGCAGAGGAGGGCTGGGCATGCTGCCCGAAGGGCTGGAAACGCTTCCAAGGAAGCTGCTACTATCTCTCCGGGGATGCGACGTCCTGGGCCAATAGCGAGCAGAACTGCACTGGGATGGGCTCTCACCTGGTGGTGAtcaccagcaaagcagagcag GATTTCCTCTCTAAGGAGGTTAAAAAGCCTTTGAGAGGAGAGAATCACTACATTGGTCTGATTGCACAGATGGGCCAGTGGCACTGGGTGGACCAGACTCCATTTAATGTGACAGCAGC GTTCTGGCGGGAAGGTGAACCAAGTAATCCAGATGATGAGAAGTGCGTTGTAATCCATCGGACTTCAGGATTACTCAACAACTGGAATGATGTCCAATGTAACAGTCATCATAGGATTTGTGAGGCTGCAGCAATAATTGTGTGA